From one Agrobacterium fabrum str. C58 genomic stretch:
- the odc2 gene encoding ornithine/lysine decarboxylase — MTTARILDFIKTRRPEGPCLVVDLDVVRDNFNAFRHSLPNSAIYYAVKANPAPEILKLLASLGSNFDCASVAEIQMALDAGATSDRISFGNTIKKERDVARAHALGIDLFAVDSHEEVEKVARAAPGARVFCRVLTDGEGAEWPLSRKFGCVPQMAVDVLVYAHQMGLESYGVSFHVGSQMMNLDAWDAALADAKRVFASLAKQGIHLQMVNMGGGFPTKYLRDVPAAEEYGQAIDTALRKHFGNQIPKTIIEPGRGMVGNAGVIKAEVVLVSKKSDNDNHRWVFLDIGKFGGLAETMDEAIRYPIRTERDQDEMQPCVLAGPTCDSADVLYEKNMYPLPVSLTIGDEVLIEGTGAYTTTYSAVAFNGFEPLKAYVI, encoded by the coding sequence ATGACGACTGCACGCATTCTCGACTTCATCAAGACCCGACGTCCCGAAGGCCCTTGCCTCGTGGTTGATCTCGACGTCGTGCGCGACAATTTCAACGCGTTCCGGCATTCCCTGCCGAACAGCGCGATCTATTATGCCGTCAAGGCAAACCCGGCTCCCGAAATCCTGAAGCTGCTCGCTTCGCTCGGCTCCAACTTCGATTGCGCCTCCGTGGCTGAAATCCAGATGGCGCTCGATGCCGGTGCAACGTCCGACCGGATTTCCTTCGGCAACACCATCAAGAAGGAACGCGACGTCGCCCGTGCTCACGCGCTCGGCATCGATCTCTTCGCCGTTGATAGCCATGAGGAAGTCGAGAAGGTTGCCCGTGCCGCCCCCGGCGCGCGTGTGTTCTGCCGCGTGCTGACGGATGGCGAAGGTGCTGAATGGCCTCTGTCGCGCAAGTTCGGCTGCGTGCCGCAGATGGCTGTCGATGTTCTGGTTTATGCGCATCAGATGGGTCTGGAATCCTACGGCGTTTCCTTCCATGTCGGTTCGCAGATGATGAATCTCGACGCATGGGATGCAGCACTTGCCGATGCCAAGCGCGTCTTTGCGTCGCTTGCCAAGCAGGGCATCCACCTGCAGATGGTCAACATGGGCGGTGGTTTCCCGACCAAGTACCTGCGCGACGTTCCGGCTGCCGAAGAATACGGCCAGGCGATTGACACGGCGCTGCGCAAGCACTTTGGCAACCAGATCCCGAAGACGATCATCGAGCCGGGCCGCGGCATGGTCGGCAATGCCGGCGTCATCAAGGCGGAAGTCGTTCTCGTGTCGAAGAAGTCCGACAACGACAACCACCGCTGGGTGTTCCTCGACATCGGCAAGTTCGGCGGTCTCGCCGAGACGATGGACGAGGCAATCCGTTACCCGATCCGCACCGAGCGTGATCAGGACGAGATGCAGCCCTGCGTTCTGGCCGGCCCGACCTGCGACAGCGCCGACGTGCTGTATGAAAAGAACATGTATCCGCTGCCGGTCTCGCTGACCATCGGCGATGAAGTTCTGATCGAAGGCACGGGTGCTTACACGACGACCTATTCGGCGGTTGCCTTTAATGGCTTCGAGCCGCTGAAGGCTTACGTCATCTAG
- a CDS encoding MarR family winged helix-turn-helix transcriptional regulator, whose amino-acid sequence MPNDRCHCILLRKASRKVSSYYDEALAPLGVNIGQFSLLRNINRTAPVSLTDLAARVELDRSTVGRNARVLARMGLVAIGHGEDQREAMLTVTEEGQAILKAGAPLWDGVQDEIEARLGPEKTAQLQELLAAL is encoded by the coding sequence ATGCCAAATGATCGCTGCCACTGCATTCTGTTGCGCAAAGCATCCCGCAAGGTCTCGTCCTATTATGACGAGGCACTGGCACCGCTTGGCGTTAATATCGGCCAGTTCAGTCTGCTGCGGAACATTAACCGCACGGCGCCTGTGTCGCTGACCGACCTTGCCGCGCGGGTGGAGCTGGATCGCTCCACCGTCGGCCGCAATGCCAGGGTGCTGGCCCGGATGGGGCTGGTCGCCATCGGCCACGGTGAGGACCAGCGGGAGGCAATGCTGACCGTAACGGAGGAGGGGCAGGCGATCCTGAAGGCAGGTGCGCCGCTTTGGGACGGCGTGCAGGACGAGATTGAGGCCCGGCTGGGACCGGAAAAGACCGCGCAATTGCAGGAACTGCTCGCAGCCCTCTAA
- a CDS encoding LysR family transcriptional regulator: MDTLTRIRAFIDVVEAEGFSAAARKTGRSKALLSKYVRELEDDLGALLLNRTTRQFSLTEAGHTYYRTASDILKEIDNLADLVREKNADLKGKLRISVPRTFIDADIGQSLIDFAKENPELVLEIVADDRFVDLIEEGFDLAIRITRLEDSGLIARKLSDFRVYAVATADFVAKHGPLDGPQDFARVPFIIDTNTRFHNTVRYFEPDGGSNSVAISGPIEVNSPQATLRAARAGLGIAMVPDFIARPHIQSGELVTLFDDYISKDRGIYAVYPHRRYLPAKVRSFVDYLSAWFRKGG, from the coding sequence ATGGACACGCTCACCCGCATCCGCGCCTTTATCGATGTTGTCGAGGCGGAGGGTTTTTCCGCCGCCGCCCGCAAGACCGGGCGTTCCAAAGCGCTTCTGTCCAAATATGTCCGGGAACTGGAGGATGATCTCGGGGCGCTGCTTCTCAATCGCACCACCCGGCAGTTCTCGCTGACCGAGGCCGGACACACCTATTACCGCACCGCCTCTGACATTTTGAAGGAGATCGACAACCTTGCCGATCTGGTGCGCGAAAAGAATGCCGATCTCAAGGGCAAGCTCAGGATCTCGGTGCCGCGCACCTTCATCGATGCCGATATCGGCCAGAGCCTGATCGATTTCGCCAAGGAAAATCCGGAACTGGTGCTGGAAATCGTCGCCGACGACCGATTCGTCGATCTGATCGAAGAAGGCTTCGACCTTGCGATCCGTATCACACGGCTGGAGGATTCGGGTCTCATTGCCCGCAAGCTTTCTGATTTCCGGGTTTATGCGGTGGCGACGGCGGATTTCGTGGCGAAGCATGGACCGCTCGACGGGCCACAAGATTTTGCCCGCGTGCCCTTCATCATCGACACCAATACCCGCTTTCATAATACCGTGCGTTATTTCGAACCGGATGGCGGATCGAACTCGGTCGCCATCAGCGGGCCGATCGAGGTGAACAGTCCGCAGGCAACGTTGCGCGCCGCCCGCGCCGGGCTCGGCATCGCCATGGTGCCGGATTTCATCGCCCGTCCGCACATCCAGTCCGGTGAGCTGGTGACCCTGTTCGACGACTATATTTCCAAGGATCGCGGTATCTATGCGGTCTATCCGCACCGCCGCTACCTGCCCGCCAAGGTGCGCAGTTTCGTGGACTATCTCTCCGCGTGGTTTCGCAAGGGCGGCTGA
- a CDS encoding GNAT family N-acetyltransferase produces the protein MAALLNSVRAFFTPQTFHVDQENPGDVVARENLLDRAMGAGRRRKSSEKLRAGRVPAEGLALVARDEDGHVIATVRLWNVEAGISREGRPVEALLLGPLAVDAAHEGKGIGSALMRAAIGEATKRGHGAILLVGDAPYYERFGFFADKAQHLIMPGPFERNRFLALELKAGWLEGAAGLLVANGRRLSA, from the coding sequence ATGGCCGCTCTTTTGAATTCGGTACGGGCATTTTTTACACCGCAGACATTTCATGTCGATCAGGAAAATCCGGGCGATGTCGTCGCCCGTGAGAACCTTCTCGACCGCGCCATGGGCGCTGGCCGCCGCCGCAAGTCTTCTGAAAAGCTGCGCGCCGGCCGCGTTCCGGCCGAAGGCCTGGCGCTTGTTGCTCGGGATGAGGATGGCCATGTCATTGCCACGGTGCGCCTTTGGAATGTCGAAGCCGGTATTTCACGCGAAGGCCGTCCTGTCGAGGCGTTGTTGCTTGGCCCGTTGGCCGTCGATGCCGCCCATGAGGGCAAGGGCATCGGCTCCGCACTGATGCGTGCGGCAATCGGTGAAGCCACCAAGCGCGGCCATGGCGCCATCCTCCTGGTCGGCGACGCGCCCTATTACGAGCGCTTCGGCTTTTTCGCCGACAAGGCCCAGCACCTCATCATGCCCGGCCCGTTCGAGCGCAACCGTTTTCTGGCGCTGGAGCTGAAAGCTGGCTGGCTCGAAGGTGCCGCCGGTCTTCTGGTGGCAAACGGCCGCCGGCTCTCGGCCTGA